The nucleotide window GTTCACCGCCGCGGTGACAGATCCCGGAAGCGATGACCTGACCTTCATATGGGATTGGGGAGACGGCACGACTGATGCGATGGCGTTCTACAACGATGGAATCAACGCCGACCCGTCAAAGAGTCCCTGGGGAACCTATCCTTTCGATGCGACTCACACGATCTCACACGTCTGGGGAGACAACGGCGACTTCACGGTCACGCTCACGGTGATGGACGATGACGGTGGTGTCACGGTCGAACAGACCGTCGTTACGGTCAACAACGTTGCTCCAACGATAGAGAGCATACTACAGTACTACCTCAACGCCTCCTTCGCCTTCCGGATAGCGGGAGAGAAGTGGCACAACGTCGAGATACATCTGTACGAGGACGGAACGGAGATCGGATACGCAAACATCACACGCTATCCGGGCAGTCCGAACGATCAGATGGTGACCCTTGCGGACATATCCATAGACTTCTCGAAGACGTACTCGGCGATGGCGTACTACACGCCCGAGGACGATCCCA belongs to Candidatus Thermoplasmatota archaeon and includes:
- a CDS encoding PKD domain-containing protein, with the translated sequence FTAAVTDPGSDDLTFIWDWGDGTTDAMAFYNDGINADPSKSPWGTYPFDATHTISHVWGDNGDFTVTLTVMDDDGGVTVEQTVVTVNNVAPTIESILQYYLNASFAFRIAGEKWHNVEIHLYEDGTEIGYANITRYPGSPNDQMVTLADISIDFSKTYSAMAYYTPEDDP